In Colletotrichum higginsianum IMI 349063 chromosome 1, whole genome shotgun sequence, one genomic interval encodes:
- a CDS encoding Zn 2cys6 transcription factor: MKLLDEKTANRHKHAAALLGLLRFVPDDQVHDVLQQLRAGRDAGNIVDSLRGQFHSADEIPFPNLLQAAPPPGQTSLEFELMVRHAAAYSPWAPTELPRLDFDSALKSAPGISIESPSSGLSPISTDTPSPLPPTESEASSSSGRPRFMTANSRDGSAGHSFSFSPQGKPGKREAGVASPPPLCDERLLNADILAWTSVKIPSPAARRIVSLYLETDHAITALFDVDLFLNDLISGGSRFCSRLLVSSLLSWACQAYRSYDLEATAWSYSFYDEAEQLLEQETALGMSTPNTVAAMIYLSMSATCHAKSTTAATEHLDHAIDLAKSIGLFGIADEGMSERWPDGATDFLWEKSLTQTAWGSFVYITSPIPGDAADFEDGKSPDGPHFPAYMGTTFPYLCKLALIAHDMIWVNYGNILRVEGYSMIEHMEVLYGRYLEWADRLPLELVRGGESAHHVLIMHIYFHAFVLDLFRPLVHHGDAIRARLESFTSQQASPEAICLASATQLGRIVVTYLQRFSSASHSFPWSTALLYFANAVMRELGRAADTSEKLADLRTCIFGYQRLQRSFRLSYGIIRSLLSMALREGAVGSSEARAIINDTDERAKHHRGHGEIQAPFIVDLDLGTLDPAAAHVDRLAAEFEELAIFNEFTVIVSGRETTNTSTEAMGSDTEGQYSGNTGGEVGRGE; encoded by the exons ATGAAGTTGCTCGACGAGAAGACAGCAAACCGTCACAAACACGCTGCTGCGCTGCTCGGGCTTCTTCGTTTCGTGCCCGATGACCAAGTTCATGACGTCCTCCAGCAGTTGCGGGCCGGGAGAGATGCCGGGAACATCGTCGACAGCCTCAGAGGGCAGTTCCATTCCGCCGATGAAATCCCCTTTCCCAACCTCCTCCAggcggctcctcctcctggtcAGACTTCTCTAGAGTTCGAGTTGATGGTGCGTCACGCCGCCGCCTATTCACCCTGGGCTCCGACAGAACTCCCACGACTAGATTTCGACTCGGCGTTGAAATCAGCTCCAGGCATTTCCATCGAATCGCCTTCTTCAGG ACTTTCGCCAATTTCGACGGATACGccatctcccctccctcctacAGAATCAGAAGCGTCTTCTTCTAGCGGTAGGCCTCGTTTTATGACCGCGAACTCGCGAGACGGCAGTGCCGGTCACAGTTTCAGCTTTAGTCCCCAAGGCAAGCCCGGCAAGCGAGAGGCTGGGGTTGCCAGCCCCCCACCTCTCTGTGATGAAAGACTTCTTAACGCGGACATTTTGGCATGGACTTCAGTGAAGATCCCCAGTCCAGCAGCCAGGAGAATCGTTTCTCTGTATCTCGAAACAGATCACGCCATCACGGCACTATTCGACGTTGATCTCTTTCTCAACGACTTGATATCCGGCGGCTCACGCTTTTGTTCCAGACTCCTCGTCAGCTCCCTGCTTAGTTGGGCTTGT CAGGCTTACAGGTCTTACGATTTGGAGGCGACGGCTTGGAGTTATTCCTTCTATGATGAGGCGGAACAGCTTCTGGAACAAGAGACGGCACTGGGAATGTCAACTCCGAACACTGTGGCGGCCATGATTTACTTGAGCATGTCCGCGACCTGCCATGCGAAGAGTACTACAGCCGCTACCGAGCATCTGGATCACGCCATCGATCTCGCCAAAAGCATAGGACTGTTTGGtatcgccgacgagggcatGTCCGAGAGATGGCCAGACGGAGCTACCGACTTTCTCTGGGAAAAATCACTGACACAGACAGCCTGGGGAAGTTTTGTCTACATCAC ATCGCCAATTCCAGGAGACGCGGCAGACTTCGAAGACGGCAAATCCCCCGACGGACCGCACTTCCCAGCTTACATGGGGACTACGTTCCCGTACCTTTGCAAACTGGCACTAATCGCCCACGACATGATTTGGGTGAACTACGGCAACATCTTGCGGGTGGAAGGGTACAGCATGATCGAGCACATGGAGGTGCTCTATGGACGGTATCTAGAATGGGCCGACAGGTTGCCGCTGGAACTGGTGCGAGGCGGAGAGAGCGCTCACCACGTTCTGATCATGCA CATTTACTTCCATGCGTTTGTGCTAGATCTTTTCCGGCCCCTGGTCCACCACGGCGACGCTATACGGGCCCGGCTCGAGTCCTTTACCTCCCAGCAAGCGTCTCCCGAGGCCATCTGCCTCGCCTCGGCGACTCAACTAGGCCGGATCGTGGTCACGTACCTCCAACGGTTCAGCTCCGCGTCCCACAGCTTCCCCTGGAGCACGGCGCTCCTCTACTTTGCAAACGCCGTCATGCGGGAACTGGggcgcgccgccgacaccTCGGAGAAGCTCGCCGACTTGCGCACATGCATCTTCGGCTACCAGAGGCTGCAACGCTCGTTCCGGCTGTCGTATGGGATCATCCGCAGCCTACTCTCGATGGCGCTGCGGGAAGGGGCTGTTGGATCCTCGGAGGCGAGGGCCATCATCAACGACACGGACGAGAGGGCGAAGCATCACCGGGGCCACGGCGAGATCCAGGCGCCGTtcatcgtcgacctcgacctcgggaCGTTggatccggcggcggcgcacgTCGACAGGCTGgcggccgagttcgaggagCTCGCGATCTTCAACGAGTTCACGGTGATCGTTTCGGGGCGGGAGACGACAAACACCTCGACCGAGGCCATGGGTTCCGACACGGAAGGCCAATATAGTGGCAACACAGGAGGGGAGGTGGGGAGAGGCGAATGA
- a CDS encoding NACHT and TPR domain-containing protein: MENEKTQLLRSDSIQRQFAAILADAQKQYASSTGLDLKDYMNPPMRTTEDLLNVINRQNEQFQSFREKRQTLFQVLSTACKPLEVVGEALAGASEEIFPPGQTIFAAVMYLINAAKDVSACYDSIIDLFDQMQDFTVRLKFYVSQKLSAELYDKVVKILVTIFEIFVLATHEVRKGRLKSYFKRLLGSESKVPDAMKKLASLTEGEERLVIAETSAGVKRSLSNQERLLEMMSRVDVNVQTLRTETRVPQTREQALSSNRDKLKGILQPSVYPEDTYSALNRTRTQGTCDWIFDDPSLKDWLAGNVRFLWISGNPGTGKSYITSRLVSWGQDLLNKQETNNMMGYFFFRQNNPESRSMTQALRDIAYQISEQDVFYGKQLVSEVSTGDEIKTVSSAFRKLLVEPCVPDKWKRFIYVLMDGLDEADLREVKEFLSLLDDLNQQPGQGTRVQVALIGRTTLTDDVMDHLGNDSTGGQQLRTLHVTPDRNSSDIVSYIVEGVNSARILRGSTDDFKQSIIETMTKQVDGLFILAKFMLAELNRIRHPRRIVESLQSYPQEINGMLKKAVLGFSSSITQEEADDLNEILRWVSVAEMGLTLEQIESVLTLKMGDAPFQLEESLRGQFSCFFTLEREDGLSTADLADRHELHRRLTSIELDPIKRTSPDFLDMERDIEYFSNKRTTYVTFFHASVKEFFREDASTDLRAGAQHPSIGFKLADARLHVLQTCLKIFTDPTYFNLGEEGLSLQRYAAWYWPEHLDDIDIKSVPASEKADIGNRLYIMLTDPTILLTWTNLFEESLDIWTDHNIEVVSRWLKDADATSTLTVEQKAWATAASASPARLLEPMGRTFAKAWLVEGFGMYMPTLFCFGVVQSLPLMEKGAKWSDSEYHWQEVPLETRIQQAAEWASHPKTGHWYRRIGSTLLNLGEHTKALEYFEKALAEDSNIVESCGRMGLCQFLKGNYEKALKLHLMCEVVEQEHMAKGYYKTDHELKAAKWRLYKNQAQIAECYNRMKRVESSLAYCRKAMRNAYEAPEFEPEIAYMRVLTENNRVTEMMSLFEGLDGRYTERGNSRFVLFLLTQIPDQSIKNWFPQAAARTGKTSVLADRYVNGIESAHDAQDSWKEFYLRNALGNVYMAAQEYDNAISIQESICFVEYKARGSLAVRVEYIASFKQLARAYSLKALEADETLRSDAVEPWVKKLEKLMEQQRKYQNRDVPLHMAGFDFNEASIFLILLYRLRNREAESRRLLGGMVSDSLQLLEDDEPQNDEISIRHLQRTLVAAGDGVNAQALWQSTRTPPTPTNLSGHLAPERRSSSPRIGGLSPRRRGKQITLTRVFSESGQISCDHCLRRFQPPDTFAVCWYCVNLKFCLPCQSAIKSQNFTPGHTSACRPSHDWLLVPALTKDLQPGEILVGEKVQTLGEWKSALRQKWTQPKSATGLGIM; this comes from the coding sequence ATGGAAAACGAAAAGACGCAGTTGTTGCGTTCGGATAGCATACAACGGCAGTTTGCTGCCATTCTCGCCGATGCTCAAAAGCAGTATGCCAGCTCCACGGGTCTCGACCTGAAGGACTACATGAATCCGCCAATGAGAACAACCGAAGACCTGCTGAACGTCATCAACCGTCAGAATGAACAGTTTCAGAGTTTCCGAGAGAAGCGCCAGACCCTATTCCAGGTCCTGTCCACCGCGTGTAAGCCGCTTGAGGTGGTTGGCGAGGCGCTGGCCGGAGCCTCGGAAGAAATCTTCCCTCCCGGCCAGACCATCTTCGCCGCAGTCATGTATTTGATCAATGCCGCCAAGGACGTCTCGGCATGCTATGACTCCATCATAGACCTTTTCGACCAGATGCAGGACTTCACGGTCCGACTCAAGTTTTATGTCTCGCAAAAACTGTCTGCCGAGCTCTACGACAAGGTTGTCAAGATTCTCGTCACCATTTTCGAGATTTTTGTCCTGGCGACACACGAAGTCCGCAAGGGACGTCTCAAGTCCTACTTCAAGCGGCTGTTGGGGAGCGAAAGCAAAGTGCCCGACGCCATGAAGAAGTTGGCCTCTCTgaccgagggcgaggagcgGCTCGTGATTGCCGAGACCAGCGCCGGCGTGAAGAGGTCCCTCTCCAACCAAGAGCGGCTGCTCGAAATGATGTCAAGGGTAGACGTCAACGTCCAGACTTTGCGCACGGAAACCCGGGTACCTCAGACAAGGGAACAGGCCCTATCGTCCAACCGGGATAAGCTCAAGGGCATCCTACAGCCGTCCGTCTACCCGGAAGACACCTATTCTGCGCTCAACAGGACACGGACGCAAGGCACCTGCGATTGGATCTTTGACGACCCTTCACTGAaggactggctggctggtaACGTTCGATTTCTCTGGATATCAGGCAATCCCGGGACAGGAAAGTCGTACATAActtctcgtctcgtctcgtgGGGCCAAGACCTGCTCAACAAACAGGAGACCAACAACATGATGGGttacttcttcttccgccaAAACAACCCGGAATCCCGCTCCATGACGCAGGCACTCAGGGATATCGCCTACCAGATCAGCGAGCAGGACGTCTTCTACGGCAAGCAACTCGTCAGCGAAGTCTCCACAGGCGACGAGATCAAGACTGTCTCCAGCGCATTCAGGAAACTGCTTGTTGAGCCTTGTGTGCCTGATAAGTGGAAGAGATTTATTTACGTGCTGATGGATGGCCTAGACGAAGCTGACCTCCGGGAAGTGAAGGAATTCCTTTCGTTGTTGGACGATCTGAACCAACAACCCGGGCAAGGGACGAGGGTACAAGTTGCCCTCATCGGGAGAACGACCCTTACGGACGATGTCATGGACCACCTCGGCAACGACTCGACGGGTGGTCAGCAGCTCCGCACTTTGCACGTAACGCCCGATCGAAACAGCTCAGACATTGTATCTTACATTGTCGAGGGGGTCAATTCCGCACGAATACTGCGAGGGTCGACGGACGACTTCAAACAGAGCATCATCGAGACCATGACGAAACAAGTGGACGGCCTCTTTATCTTGGCCAAGTTCATGCTTGCTGAGCTAAACAGAATACGGCACCCCAGAAGGATCGTCGAGAGCCTGCAGTCTTACCCCCAAGAGATCAACGGTATGTTGAAGAAAGCCGTGCTCGGGTTCAGTTCTTCCATCACGCAGGAGGAGGCAGACGACTTGAACGAGATTCTCCGCTGGGTATCCGTAGCCGAGATGGGTCTCACGCTGGAGCAGATTGAGTCTGTTCTGACGCTCAAGATGGGAGACGCCCCGTTCCAGCTCGAGGAATCTCTCAGAGGGCAGTTCTCGTGTTTCTTCACCCTTGAGCGTGAAGACGGACTATCGACAGCCGATCTTGCTGACCGTCACGAACTCCATCGTCGACTGACCTCCATCGAACTGGACCCGATTAAAAGGACGAGCCCCGATTTCTTGGACATGGAGAGGGACATTGAATACTTTTCAAACAAGCGCACGACCTACGTCACCTTTTTCCATGCTTCAGTCAAGGAGTTCTTCCGGGAAGACGCGTCCACAGATTTGAGGGCCGGCGCGCAACATCCTTCCATCGGGTTCAAGCTCGCTGATGCAAGACTGCACGTGCTCCAGACCTGTTTGAAGATCTTCACCGACCCGACGTACTTCAATCTCGGCGAAGAGGGTCTGTCGTTGCAGCGGTACGCCGCTTGGTATTGGCCCGAGCACTTGGACGATATAGACATCAAATCCGTCCCCGCATCTGAAAAGGCCGACATTGGCAACCGCCTATACATCATGCTGACGGACCCGACGATACTCCTGACATGGACGAACCTGTTCGAGGAGAGTTTGGATATCTGGACCGATCACAACATCGAAGTCGTCTCTCGGTGGCTCAAGGACGCGGATGCCACCAGCACGCTTACCGTCGAGCAGAAGGCCTGGGCAACTGCGGCGTCAGCAAGTCCGGCTCGACTTCTCGAACCCATGGGAAGAACCTTTGCCAAGGCTTGGCTCGTGGAGGGGTTCGGCATGTACATGCCGACTCTGTTTTGTTTCGGTGTTGTACAGTCTTTGCCGCTCATGGAGAAGGGCGCAAAATGGTCCGACTCGGAATATCACTGGCAGGAAGTGCCCCTGGAGACCAGAATCCAACAGGCGGCTGAATGGGCGAGCCATCCTAAAACCGGACACTGGTATCGAAGAATCGGCAGTACTCTCCTGAACTTGGGAGAACACACAAAGGCACTGGAGTACTTTGAAAAGGCTCTTGCTGAGGACTCCAACATTGTGGAAAGTTGCGGCCGCATGGGTTTGTGTCAGTTTTTGAAGGGTAACTATGAGAAGGCTCTTAAGCTTCATCTCATGtgcgaggttgtcgagcaAGAACACATGGCCAAAGGCTATTACAAGACGGACCATGAGCTCAAGGCTGCGAAATGGCGACTCTACAAAAACCAGGCCCAGATCGCCGAATGCTACAACCGCATGAAGCGAGTCGAGAGTTCTCTTGCGTACTGTCGCAAGGCGATGAGGAACGCCTACGAAGCCCCTGAATTCGAGCCGGAAATCGCCTACATGAGGGTTCTGACCGAGAACAACCGGGTGACGGAGATGATGAGCCTGttcgagggcctcgacggccgatACACCGAAAGGGGCAACTCTCGGTTCGTGCTGTTCCTACTGACTCAGATACCCGACCAGTCCATCAAGAACTGGTTTCCCCAAGCGGCCGCTCGAACAGGCAAGACGAGCGTCCTCGCGGACCGGTACGTGAACGGCATCGAGTCGGCGCACGACGCCCAAGACTCGTGGAAAGAGTTCTACTTGCGAAACGCTCTGGGCAACGTCTACATGGCGGCGCAGGAGTACGACAACGCCATTTCCATCCAGGAAAGCATCTGCTTTGTCGAGTACAAGGCGAGAGGCAGCTTAGCGGTGCGGGTCGAGTATATCGCCTCTTTCAAACAGCTCGCGAGGGCGTACTCCCTGAAagcgctcgaggccgacgagacaCTGCGGTCCGACGCCGTAGAGCCCTGGGTCAAGAAGCTTGAAAAGCTCATGGAACAGCAACGCAAGTACCAGAACAGAGACGTGCCGTTGCACATGGCCGGTTTCGACTTCAATGAGGCCTCGATCTTCCTGATCCTTCTCTACCGTCTGCGAAACCGGGAAGCGGAATCACGTCGGCTGCTGGGAGGCATGGTGTCCGACAGCCTCCAACTGttggaagacgacgagccgCAGAACGACGAGATCAGCATCCGCCACCTCCAGCGCACACTCGTCGCCGCTGGCGACGGTGTGAATGCCCAAGCTCTGTGGCAGTCGACAAGAACCCCCCCTACGCCTACCAATCTCTCTGGTCACTTGGCCCCTGAGAGACGATCCAGCTCGCCCCGTATCGGAGGGCTGTCGCCAAGGAGACGCGGCAAGCAAATCACGTTGACGAGAGTCTTCTCGGAGAGTGGCCAGATCTCCTGCGACCACTGTCTGAGGAGGTTCCAGCCACCCGACACGTTCGCAGTGTGCTGGTACTGCGTCAACCTAAAGTTCTGTCTGCCCTGTCAATCAGCCATCAAGAGCCAGAACTTTACGCCAGGGCATACTTCCGCCTGCAGGCCCAGCCACGACTGGCTCCTCgtgccggccttgacgaaAGATCTGCAGCCGGGTGAGATTCTGGTCGGTGAAAAAGTGCAGACGTTGGGCGAGTGGAAGTCGGCACTGCGACAGAAGTGGACGCAGCCAAAGTCTGCCACGGGCCTTGGTATCATGTAG
- a CDS encoding Endo-1,4-beta-xylanase: MPSLASLLTATLAAVGVFAAPAADPVTTTDLVKRASTPSSTGTNNGYYYSWWTDGASPVTYTNGAGGSYSVTWQSGGNFVGGKGWKTGGARTIKYSGTFAPANNGNAYLTVYGWTRSPLIEYYIVENHGSYNPGSAGTLKGQVTVDGSVYKLYQATRTNAPSIDGTKTFQQFWAVRENKRSTGSVNTQTFFDAWKKAGMNLGTHDYMIMATEGYKSAGTASITVS; this comes from the exons ATGCCTTCACTCGCTTCTCTTCTCACTGCCACGCTGGCTGCTGTGGGCGTTTTTGCCGCCCCTGCTGCCGACCCGGTCACCACAACCGACCTCGTCAAGCGCGCATCCACTCCCTCCAG CACTGGGACCAACAATGGCTACTACTATAGCTGGTGGACTGATGGCGCCTCTCCCGTCACCTACACGAACGGTGCTGGGGGCTCTTACAGCGTCACTTGGCAATCTGGAGGCAACTTTGTCGGTGGGAAGGGCTGGAAGACTGGCGGCGCCAGAACCATCAAGTACTCTGGCACATTTGCTCCCGCCAACAATGGCAACGCCTACTTGACTGTCTACGGCTGGACCAGAAGTCCT CTGATTGAGTACTACATCGTTGAGAACCACGGCAGCTACAACCCTGGTAGTGCAGGTACCCTCAAGGGCCAGGTCACCGTGGATGGATCTGTCTACAAGCTGTACCAGGCAACACGCACGAATGCCCCCTCCATCGATGGCACCAAGACCTTCCAGCAGTTTTGGGCCGTTCGCGAGAACAAGCGCAGCACCGGCAGCGTCAACACTCAGACCTTCTTCGACGCCTGGAAGAAAGCCGGCATGAACCTCGGCACCCACGACTACATGATCATGGCTACCGAGGGCTACAAGTCCGCCGGCACGGCCAGTATCACTGTCTCTTGA
- a CDS encoding Glycosyl hydrolase family 43 — protein sequence MHSLRLWVSTALALAATARGQEDITNAERVEAALAALTVTNLDDVRGNLHLPTTSDGLTVTWESNSSSVITSSGVVKRQSENTPVALTASINHEGVSQTRELVASVRKAVSLDPFEGYAFSYFTGSSRAGENIFFAASEGNNALEWTELNGGQPAITSSYGTKGLRDPFLIRSPEGDTFYLIATDLSIGSGTSWGDAVRIGSRYLEVWESHDLKTWSEQRHILVSPPEAGNTWAPEAYYDEELGAYLVFWASSLYEASDVNRTGSTYHRMLYATTRDFVTFSETSVWQDAGMSRIDSTVIKSADTYYRFTKDEGASGTGCSDIIQESSESLRSTLDSWTIIDSCIGRKAGTSAVEGPTAFKSNTNDVHGEKFYLFVDEYGGRGYIPLETTDIGNPDWKVSASYNLPASPRHGTVIPVTAAELAALKEPAPARRAVNADGEILRYDFSTVDGTQLQDVSGNGNHAAISGGASVVDGALAFDGVDDFVQLPNNILSGVEDIAIEAEVFLDASQQTPYFIYGLGNTAASGNGNGYLFATGSPYRASITTGDWSTERTAASSSSLPQGTWLHLVYTITGRTSAIFLNGYEVARNENVNIDPRNIGNGVTTANYIGKSVYSGDKLFKGQIREFAIFNRSMTAAEVLSRSGNVGAITGVSLADSSALKVPAIIDTTASTVLFAVQPGTDLTTLSPTFTTTEGVISSPASGTAVDLSAAVKYLLEKDGESVAEWTVSAVEMGSPILPGLYADPNIAVFNGVYYIYVTSDGVPGWGGNTFYSWKSTDLVTWTRGDEPFLTLDGANGNVPWATGNAWAPTIAERHGKYYFYFSGHNAALNTKTIGVAVADAPEGPFTAEPEAMILNNEAITASQAIDPAAFHDPVSGKYYIYWGNGRPLVAELNEDMISVNWDTLQAMSGLVDFREGLFVVYRDGLYHLTYSIDDTGSENYRVGYATSASFAGPWAYHGVILQKDPTQGILGTGHNSMFNVPGTDDWYIVYHRFAIPGGGGYRRETAIDRVTFDPETGLINPVVPTLTSVGPQTVPHKFRRMSRVMRL from the coding sequence ATGCACTCCCTTCGACTTTGGGTGTCCACCGCACTCGCTCTTGCGGCAACTGCGAGAGGTCAAGAAGACATCACCAACGCCGAACGAGTTGAGGCTGCTCTAGCCGCTCTCACTGTCACCAACCTCGATGACGTCCGCGGCAACCTTCACTTGCCTACTACCTCGGATGGGCTGACTGTAACGTGGGAAAGCAACTCGTCGTCCGTCATCACGAGCAGTGGTGTCGTCAAGAGACAGTCTGAAAACACCCCAGTCGCGCTTACAGCATCGATCAACCACGAGGGAGTTTCCCAAACACGCGAGCTCGTTGCCTCAGTGCGCAAAGCCGTGTCACTCGACCCATTCGAGGGCTATGCGTTCTCCTACTTTACTGGGAGCTCCCGCGCTGGCGAGAACATCTTCTTCGCGGCCAGTGAGGGCAACAATGCGCTGGAGTGGACGGAGCTAAACggtggccagccagccatcaCCTCGTCTTACGGCACCAAGGGACTACGAGACCCTTTCCTCATCCGATCACCCGAGGGTGACACATTCTACCTCATCGCCACGGATCTCTCCATCGGCTCTGGGACGTCTTGGGGCGACGCGGTACGCATCGGAAGCCGCTACCTCGAAGTTTGGGAGTCTCATGACCTCAAGACCTGGTCTGAGCAACGCCATATCCTGGTCTCTCCACCCGAGGCTGGAAACACTTGGGCTCCCGAAGCATACTATGACGAGGAACTCGGTGCCTACTTGGTCTTCTGGGCTTCGTCTCTTTACGAGGCCAGCGATGTGAACAGGACAGGAAGCACCTACCACCGCATGCTGTACGCAACGACCCGTGACTTCGTCACCTTCAGCGAGACGTCAGTGTGGCAGGACGCCGGTATGTCGAGAATCGACTCAACCGTCATCAAGTCCGCGGACACCTACTACCGCTTCAccaaggacgagggcgccagCGGCACTGGTTGCAGTGACATTATTCAGGAGAGCTCGGAATCTCTCCGATCTACGCTGGACTCGTGGACCATCATCGACTCATGCATCGGCCGAAAAGCCGGCACCAGCGCAGTCGAGGGCCCCACCGCCTTCAAGTCCAACACTAATGATGTCCACGGCGAGAAATTCTACCTCTTCGTTGACGAGTACGGCGGACGCGGCTACATCCCGCTTGAGACTACTGACATTGGAAACCCGGACTGGAAGGTTTCGGCATCCTACAACCTGCCGGCCAGCCCGCGACACGGAACCGTCATCCCggtcaccgccgccgagcttgCCGCTCTGAAGGAGCCTGCACCGGCTCGCAGAGCTGtcaacgccgacggcgagatcCTCCGCTACGACTTCTCGACGGTCGATGGCACGCAGCTTCAGGATGTTTCGGGCAACGGGAATCACGCTGCGATCAGCGGTGGTGCTTCGGTTGTTGACGGCGCTCTCGCATTCGACGGTGTCGACGACTTCGTTCAGCTGCCCAACAACATCCTCTCTGGCGTGGAGGATATTGCAATTGAGGCCGAGGTTTTCCTTGATGCTTCCCAGCAAACTCCCTACTTCATCTACGGCCTTGGTAAtaccgccgcctcgggcaacggcaacggaTACTTGTTTGCTACGGGAAGTCCCTACAGAGCGAGCATCACCACCGGGGACTGGTCCACCGAGAGAACCGCGGCCTCCAGTTCTTCCTTGCCGCAGGGTACCTGGCTACATTTGGTGTACACAATCACTGGACGTACCTCTGCGATCTTCTTGAACGGCTACGAGGTGGCTCGGAACGAGAATGTGAACATCGACCCCAGGAACATCGGCAACGGCGTCACGACTGCCAATTACATTGGCAAGTCCGTGTACTCTGGGGACAAGCTTTTCAAGGGCCAGATCCGCGAGTTTGCCATCTTCAACAGATCCatgaccgccgccgaggttcTCTCCCGCTCTGGAAATGTGGGAGCCATCACCGGAGTGTCTCTCGCCGACTCCTCTGCTCTCAAGGTCCCAGCCATCATTGACACCACTGCTAGCACAGTCTTGTTCGCGGTCCAGCCTGGTACCGACCTAACTACCCTTTCGCCgaccttcaccaccaccgagggcgtgatctcgtcgccggcttctGGTACCGCTGTGGATCTCAGTGCCGCAGTCAAGTACCTCTTGGAGAAGGATGGCGAGTCTGTGGCAGAATGGACCGTCAGCGCTGTCGAGATGGGCAGCCCCATCTTGCCTGGCCTTTACGCGGACCCCAATATCGCCGTCTTCAACGGCGTGTACTACATTTATGTGACTTCCGACGGCGTTCCCGGCTGGGGCGGGAATACGTTCTACTCGTGGAAGTCGACAGATCTCGTTACCTGGACCCGCGGAGACGAGCCTTTCCTGACTCTCGACGGCGCGAACGGCAACGTCCCCTGGGCCACCGGTAACGCATGGGCACCCACCATTGCTGAGCGCCATGGCAAGTACTACTTCTACTTCAGCGGCCACAACGCGGCACTGAACACCAAGACCATCGGTGTCGCGGTTGCCGATGCTCCCGAGGGCCCCTTCaccgccgagcccgaggccaTGATCCTCAACAACGAGGCCATCACCGCGTCCCAAGCCATCGACCCTGCAGCTTTCCACGACCCCGTCTCCGGGAAATACTACATCTACTGGGGCAACGGTCGCCCTCTCGTGGCAGAACTCAACGAAGACATGATCTCGGTCAACTGGGACACGCTCCAGGCCATGAGTGGTCTGGTGGATTTCCGGGAGGGGCTCTTCGTCGTGTACCGGGACGGTCTCTACCATCTCACATACTCCATCGACGACACTGGCTCCGAGAACTACCGTGTCGGCTATGCCACCTCCGCATCCTTCGCAGGGCCGTGGGCGTACCATGGCGTCATCTTGCAAAAAGACCCAACCCAGGGGATCCTCGGCACGGGTCACAACTCCATGTTCAACGTCCCCGGCACCGATGATTGGTACATTGTCTACCACCGTTTCGCCATCCCTGGTGGCGGTGGTTACCGACGCGAGACCGCCATTGACCGCGTCACCTTTGACCCTGAGACAGGCTTGATCAACCCTGTCGTTCCTACTCTCACCAGCGTTGGGCCGCAAACTGTTCCTCATAAGTTCCGCCGCATGTCCAGAGTGATGCGTTTGTGA
- a CDS encoding Pectate lyase F, giving the protein MYFSKASIIAMLAALPSTLACLGYEGGVPTATSTKTNSKYIEVKAGEVYDGGWARFDRGSGACNSGEGGQADAVFLLRRGATLKNAIIGKNQKEGVHCDGPCTLEFVWFEDVCEDAISVKNDKAGDHTWIIGGGAYKAGDKIIQHNGCGTVNIINFYANDYGKVYRSCGNCSSQCKRNVYVEGVTAYGGGEIVGINSNYGDTATLKNVCTDAKVKCQMYTGCAGGCEPSKSGVCSG; this is encoded by the exons ATGTACTTTTCCAAAGCCAGCATCATCGCAATGTTGGCGGCTCTGCCAAGCACCCTCGCCTGTCTCGGATACGAAGGCGGTGTTCCTACAGCCACATCCACGAAGACCAACAGCAAGTACatcgaggtcaaggccggcgaggtctACGATGGTGGCTGGGCTAGGTTCGACCGTGGCTCCGGCGCCTGCAACAGTGGCGAAGGAG GTCAAGCTGATGctgtcttccttcttcgtcgtggAGCCACTCTGAAGAACGCCATCATTGGCAAGAACCAAAAAGAGGGCGTTCACTGTGATGGACCTTGCACCCTGGAGTTCGTCTGGTTCGAGGATGTTTGCGAAGATGCCATCTCAGTT AAGAACGATAAGGCTGGTGATCACACCTGGATCATCGGTGGCGGTGCCTACAAGGCCGGTGACAAGATCATCCAGCACAACGGTTGTGGTACCGTGAAC ATCATCAACTTCTACGCCAACGACTATGGCAAGGTCTACCGTTCTTGCGGCAAC TGCAGCAGCCAGTGCAAGAGAAACGTCTACGTCGAAGGCGTTACGGCGtacggaggcggcgagaTTGTCGGTATCAACTCCAACTATGGCGATACCGCCACTCTCAAGAATGTTTGCACCGATGCCAAGGTCAAGTGCCAGATGTACACAGGATGTGCTGGGGGCTGCGAGCCCTCGAAGTCCGGCGTTTGCTCTGGATAA